In Mastacembelus armatus chromosome 4, fMasArm1.2, whole genome shotgun sequence, the following are encoded in one genomic region:
- the LOC113139783 gene encoding profilin-2 isoform X2 encodes MSWQSYVDNLMADGSCQDAAIVGYTDAKYVWASFLGGTFANITPDEIDVLIGKDREGFFTSGLILGNKKCSVIRDSLQIDGDWTMDIRTKSQGGEPTYNISVGRAGKVLVLVMGKEGVHGGGLNKKAYSMAKYLRDSGF; translated from the exons ATGTCCTGGCAAAGCTACGTGGACAACCTGATGGCTGATGGCAGCTGCCAGGACGCGGCCATTGTTGGCTACACGGACGCCAAATACGTCTGGGCGTCGTTCCTCGGCGGTACATTTGCCAACATAACG CCTGATGAAATCGACGTGTTAATAGGAAAGGACCGGGAGGGGTTCTTCACCAGTGGGCTGATCTTAGGCAATAAAAAGTGCTCCGTAATCAGAGACAGCCTCCAAATTGACGGTGACTGGACAATGGACATCCGGACAAAGAGTCAAGGAGGAGAGCCAACATACAACATTTCTGTAGGCAGAGCTGGCAAAG tctTGGTCTTGGTAATGGGCAAAGAAGGGGTCCATGGAGGCGGATTGAATAAGAAGGCATACTCGATGGCAAAATACTTGAGGGATTCAgggttttag
- the LOC113139783 gene encoding profilin-2 isoform X1 yields the protein MSWQSYVDNLMADGSCQDAAIVGYTDAKYVWASFLGGTFANITPDEIDVLIGKDREGFFTSGLILGNKKCSVIRDSLQIDGDWTMDIRTKSQGGEPTYNISVGRAGKALVFVMGKEGVHGGQLNKKAFQMADYLRKSGY from the exons ATGTCCTGGCAAAGCTACGTGGACAACCTGATGGCTGATGGCAGCTGCCAGGACGCGGCCATTGTTGGCTACACGGACGCCAAATACGTCTGGGCGTCGTTCCTCGGCGGTACATTTGCCAACATAACG CCTGATGAAATCGACGTGTTAATAGGAAAGGACCGGGAGGGGTTCTTCACCAGTGGGCTGATCTTAGGCAATAAAAAGTGCTCCGTAATCAGAGACAGCCTCCAAATTGACGGTGACTGGACAATGGACATCCGGACAAAGAGTCAAGGAGGAGAGCCAACATACAACATTTCTGTAGGCAGAGCTGGCAAAG CATTGGTTTTTGTCATGGGGAAGGAAGGTGTCCATGGAGGGCAGCTCAACAAGAAAGCATTTCAGATGGCTGACTACCTGAGGAAGTCCGGATACTAA